CGGCGCACCGCCACGGCGTATGTTCATTGGGCGAAGCGTTTCATTCTGTTCCATCGTAAGCGCCACCCGCGAGAAATGGGAGTCCGCGAGGTCCGCGAGTTTCTTTCCTACCTAGCCTCGCGTCGCCGCGTCAGCCCGTCGACCCAGAATCAAGCCCTGAGTGCTCTTCTGTTTCTCTACAAGGGCGTGCTCGAGGTCGACTTGCCATGGGTCGATTCGATCGAGCGAGCCAAGGGTGCGATACGACTGCCGGTCGTTCTCGACTCTCACGAGGTGCGAGCCCTGCTGCACCGCATGAGCGGCACGCCGCGGCTCGTGGCCGCTTTGTTGTATGGCTCGGGACTCCGGCTGCTCGAGGGTCTCCGCCTCCGCGCCAAGGATGTCGACTTCAGGCGCCGTCTCGTCACGGTAAGAGACGCCAAGGGTCGCGTCGACCGAAACACGATCCTCCCGACGCGTATCCAAAAGCCCTTATGGGAGCACTTGAAGCGAGTCCATCGCCAGTTCGAGTCCGATCTCCGCCACGGGGCGGGATTCGTAGAGCTACCCTACGCCCTGGCGAGAAAATACCCCAACGCGCGCCGGGACTGGTCGTGGCAATGGGTGTTTCCGGCGACCCGGATCTATGTCGATCCCGCGACAAGGGAGCGCCGTCGTCATCATCTTCACGAGACCGTCATCCAGCGCGCCGTCAAGGACGCCCGGCGACTCGCGGGCCTCACCAAACCCGCCACCTCTCATACTTTCCGTCACTCGTTTGCAACCCATCTTCTTCAAAGCGGCTACGACATCCGTACCATCCAAAAACTGCTGGGACACAAGGACGTCAGCACGACGATGATCTATACCCACGTCCTCGAGGACGGCCCCCACCGCGTTAGAAGCCCTCTGGACGATACGATTTGAAACCCGACCCGCTCGCGCGTACGATGAGAGTAACTCTCGCAATGGCGGAAGGACGGGAAGGAGGAGGGCCGGCATTGGTGCTCGCGGACATCAGACAGCTTGTCGTCGGCGGTCGTTTCGCTGCGCTACAAACCAACGTCCCGCAGCCCTATTTCACCTCCACCCAACTCGCTCACCCCAACCCCAGCGTTCGAAGGATCTTGCGCCGACTGTTCTCGCCATCCCAACAGATATCGCAACCTCCCCCACCGCGATACTTTCCGACCACCGGTCGCTTGAATAGTAGTTAGCTGGACCTATCCCAACGAGGGTTCGTGGTGGCTGAACGATTGTGCGCATACTGCGGCGGCAATGCGACAACCGATGACCACGTTGTGCCAAGCAATCTCTACCCACCGTCCAAGGCGGGCTCACGGGTTCAACGAATCACAGTGCCCGCCTGCTTGACATGTAACCGCAGCTGGCAAGATGACGAACCTCACTTTCGAACAATTCTTCTTCTCGCCGGGGAGCCAACGCCAGTCGTGCGCGAACTGTGGGAGGGAAAAACTCGCCGTAGCTTCCTTCAGCCAGATGGCGAAAGGCGAAGGCGCGATGTCGCCCAACTTCTCCGTCCGGTGCAGATGCCGGAGGGCCAGCGCCACAAGATCTACCCAGCTAAGGATGTAAGATTCATGCGCGTTCTGCGCAAGGTGATTCGGGGGTTGTGTTACCACCACGGACTTCTGTCGGTGGTACCAGATGACCAGGTCTGGGCCGACGTGCAACGTTACGAGATTCCGCCAGGTTTTTTCGATGAAATGACGGTAGCACATTCCGAACCCGACATTATCGAGTACCGCTGGACGACTCTTCCGGAAGATGAACTTATGCACTCTGTTTGGCGACTTCGCTTCTTCGAGAGGACTCCCTTCTACGGAATCGTGTTCCGGTCAGCCGATGCCATGCGTCATGCGGTGAGCGTTAACGGTGAGGCCAGCTAACATGCGGA
This portion of the Vicinamibacteria bacterium genome encodes:
- a CDS encoding integron integrase, which gives rise to MSLNQAAGDNRPRLLEQMRLTLERRHYARRTATAYVHWAKRFILFHRKRHPREMGVREVREFLSYLASRRRVSPSTQNQALSALLFLYKGVLEVDLPWVDSIERAKGAIRLPVVLDSHEVRALLHRMSGTPRLVAALLYGSGLRLLEGLRLRAKDVDFRRRLVTVRDAKGRVDRNTILPTRIQKPLWEHLKRVHRQFESDLRHGAGFVELPYALARKYPNARRDWSWQWVFPATRIYVDPATRERRRHHLHETVIQRAVKDARRLAGLTKPATSHTFRHSFATHLLQSGYDIRTIQKLLGHKDVSTTMIYTHVLEDGPHRVRSPLDDTI